In one Geoglobus acetivorans genomic region, the following are encoded:
- a CDS encoding ribonuclease P protein component 1, producing the protein MLARDWIGLSVEVMESPNKFETGLKGMVVDETMKTLKLKTENGLKVVAKEGRKFAVTVEGRRYLVDGSLITFRPEERIMRGMMLVSRMKG; encoded by the coding sequence GTGCTGGCGAGGGACTGGATTGGACTGAGTGTTGAGGTGATGGAGAGTCCTAACAAATTTGAAACGGGTCTGAAGGGCATGGTGGTTGATGAGACGATGAAGACGTTGAAGCTGAAGACTGAAAATGGCCTCAAGGTTGTTGCCAAGGAAGGGCGGAAGTTTGCAGTAACGGTTGAAGGACGCAGATATCTTGTCGATGGCAGTCTGATCACCTTCAGACCCGAAGAAAGAATAATGAGAGGTATGATGCTCGTAAGCAGAATGAAAGGGTGA
- the rpmC gene encoding 50S ribosomal protein L29 — protein MRMQEIREMSKEEKLKKLNELENELLRLRTLVRSGGALENPGQLRAVRKDIARVKLALREEGYRV, from the coding sequence ATGAGGATGCAGGAGATCAGGGAAATGAGTAAAGAGGAAAAACTAAAAAAATTGAACGAACTGGAGAACGAACTTTTGAGGCTGAGGACTCTCGTAAGGAGCGGTGGAGCGCTGGAGAATCCGGGTCAGCTAAGGGCTGTAAGAAAAGACATCGCAAGAGTAAAGCTCGCTCTGAGAGAAGAAGGCTACAGGGTATAA
- a CDS encoding 30S ribosomal protein S17 → MRDIGINVNPPEKECNDKNCPFHGSLSVRGQIFRGRVVKTYEKSAVIERELIRYVPKYERYLKKRSKMHAHNPPCIDAKPGDIVTIAECRPISKTKSFVIVERVVEE, encoded by the coding sequence ATGAGAGATATTGGAATTAATGTTAATCCTCCTGAAAAGGAATGTAACGACAAAAACTGTCCGTTTCACGGGAGTCTTTCTGTGAGGGGTCAGATATTCAGAGGACGGGTTGTAAAGACCTACGAGAAATCTGCCGTGATTGAAAGGGAGCTGATCAGGTACGTGCCAAAATATGAAAGATACCTGAAAAAGAGGAGCAAAATGCATGCGCACAACCCTCCATGCATAGATGCCAAGCCAGGAGATATTGTAACGATTGCTGAATGCAGGCCGATAAGCAAGACAAAAAGCTTTGTGATAGTTGAGAGGGTGGTGGAGGAATGA
- a CDS encoding 30S ribosomal protein S3 — translation MAVERKFVEERVRKLRVKEWIVDEVRNAGFGGIDIVRTPLGTQVTLFVERPGLVIGRGGRRIKKLTDRLKDFGLDNPQVAVDEIKKPEFNAQLMASLLARALERGWYFRKAGYRFLYRIMDAGAKGCEIEISGKLTSERARTEKFVAGTVIHTGEPAESMVDEGFDIAIKKLGVYGIRVRIIPPDVELPDEIYVRDVEVQEEEPEPVSEQKEEVSANEDAGDQGNE, via the coding sequence ATGGCGGTGGAAAGAAAATTTGTTGAGGAAAGGGTTAGGAAGCTCAGGGTCAAGGAATGGATAGTCGATGAGGTCAGGAACGCAGGGTTTGGTGGAATAGATATTGTTAGAACACCACTTGGAACTCAGGTAACCCTCTTCGTCGAGAGACCAGGTCTCGTGATTGGCAGGGGTGGAAGAAGAATAAAGAAGCTCACTGACAGACTCAAGGATTTCGGCCTCGACAATCCTCAGGTTGCGGTTGATGAGATTAAGAAGCCAGAGTTTAATGCCCAGCTCATGGCATCTCTCCTTGCAAGAGCTCTTGAGAGAGGATGGTATTTCAGGAAGGCAGGATACAGGTTCCTTTACAGAATAATGGACGCCGGTGCAAAAGGGTGCGAGATCGAGATAAGCGGAAAGCTCACGAGTGAGAGAGCAAGAACTGAGAAGTTTGTGGCAGGGACGGTCATTCATACCGGTGAACCGGCTGAGAGCATGGTTGACGAGGGCTTCGATATTGCGATCAAAAAACTGGGTGTTTATGGCATCAGAGTCAGAATAATCCCGCCAGATGTTGAACTGCCGGACGAAATCTATGTCAGGGATGTAGAGGTACAGGAAGAAGAGCCGGAACCTGTTTCTGAGCAGAAGGAAGAGGTGAGTGCGAATGAGGATGCAGGAGATCAGGGAAATGAGTAA